In a single window of the Streptomyces sp. HUAS ZL42 genome:
- a CDS encoding heme o synthase, with protein sequence MSLSGVCVTAVESRPAGVLGASQSPSHRPFGARVKAFVALTKPRIIELLLITTVPVMFLAQQGVPDLGLVLLTCIGGYLSAGGANALNMYIDRDIDALMDRTSQRPLVTGMVSPRECLAFGITLAVVSTLLFGLAVNWLSAWLSLGALLFYVVVYTMILKRRTSQNIVWGGIAGCMPVLIGWSAVTNSISWAPVVLFMVIFFWTPPHYWPLSMKVREDYARVGVPMLPVIASNKVVAKQIVLYSWVMVAVSLLLTPLGYTGWFYTVVALAAGGWWLWEAHALQNRAKAEVTGAKLKEMRLFHWSITYVSLLFVAVAVDPFLR encoded by the coding sequence ATGTCTCTGTCAGGGGTGTGCGTGACGGCCGTCGAATCCCGTCCAGCGGGGGTGCTCGGTGCGAGCCAGAGCCCGAGCCACCGGCCGTTCGGGGCCCGTGTCAAGGCTTTCGTGGCTCTGACCAAGCCGCGGATCATCGAGCTGCTGCTGATCACCACAGTTCCGGTGATGTTCCTCGCGCAGCAGGGCGTACCCGACCTCGGCCTTGTGCTCCTGACCTGCATCGGCGGCTACCTCTCGGCGGGCGGCGCCAACGCGCTGAACATGTACATCGACCGTGACATCGACGCGCTGATGGACCGCACCTCGCAGCGCCCGCTGGTCACCGGCATGGTCAGCCCGCGTGAGTGCCTGGCCTTCGGCATCACCCTCGCCGTCGTCTCGACGCTTCTGTTCGGTCTCGCCGTCAACTGGCTGTCCGCCTGGCTGTCGCTCGGAGCGCTCCTCTTCTACGTCGTCGTCTACACGATGATCCTCAAGCGCCGTACGTCGCAGAACATCGTGTGGGGCGGCATCGCGGGCTGTATGCCGGTGCTCATCGGCTGGTCGGCGGTGACGAACTCGATCTCCTGGGCCCCGGTCGTCCTCTTCATGGTCATCTTCTTCTGGACGCCGCCGCACTACTGGCCGCTGTCCATGAAGGTGCGGGAGGACTACGCGCGCGTGGGCGTGCCGATGCTGCCGGTCATCGCCTCCAACAAGGTCGTCGCCAAGCAGATCGTGCTCTACAGCTGGGTGATGGTCGCGGTCTCCCTGCTGCTGACCCCGCTCGGCTACACCGGCTGGTTCTACACCGTGGTCGCCCTGGCGGCCGGCGGCTGGTGGCTGTGGGAGGCGCACGCACTCCAGAACCGCGCGAAGGCCGAGGTGACGGGCGCGAAGCTGAAGGAGATGCGGCTGTTCCACTGGTCCATCACCTACGTGTCGCTGCTGTTCGTCGCCGTCGCGGTGGACCCCTTCCTGCGCTGA
- a CDS encoding ABC transporter ATP-binding protein produces the protein MRSEPVVQVRALVKRYGTKTAVDGLDLLARAGVTAVLGPNGAGKTTTVETCEGYRKPDSGTVRVLGLDPVRQARELHPRIGVMLQSGGVYSSARADEMLRHVAKLHAHPLDVDALIERLGLGACGRTTYRRLSGGQQQRLALAMAVVGRPELVFLDEPTAGLDPQARRATWDLIRDLRADGVSVILTTHYMDEAEQLADDVAIIDAGRVIAQGTPEELCRGGAENTLRFVGRPGLDVGSLLKALPADCSAAELTPGSYRVAGKVDPQLLATVTSWCAQHGVMPEKISVERHTLEDVFLELTGKELRS, from the coding sequence ATGCGAAGTGAGCCTGTCGTCCAGGTCCGGGCCCTGGTGAAGCGGTACGGGACAAAAACCGCGGTGGACGGCCTCGACCTGCTGGCCCGCGCGGGCGTCACCGCCGTACTCGGCCCCAACGGCGCCGGCAAGACGACCACGGTCGAGACCTGCGAGGGCTACCGCAAGCCGGACTCCGGCACGGTGCGCGTCCTGGGCCTGGACCCGGTGAGACAGGCTCGCGAGCTGCACCCCCGCATCGGCGTGATGCTGCAGTCCGGCGGCGTCTACTCCAGCGCCCGGGCCGACGAGATGCTCCGCCACGTCGCCAAGCTGCACGCCCACCCCCTGGACGTGGACGCCCTCATCGAGCGGCTCGGCCTCGGCGCCTGCGGCCGCACGACGTACCGCCGCCTCTCCGGCGGCCAGCAGCAGCGGCTCGCGCTCGCGATGGCGGTCGTGGGCCGACCGGAGCTCGTGTTCCTGGACGAGCCGACCGCCGGCCTCGACCCGCAGGCCCGCCGGGCGACCTGGGACCTCATACGGGATCTGCGCGCCGACGGCGTCTCCGTCATCCTGACCACCCACTACATGGACGAGGCCGAGCAGCTCGCCGACGACGTCGCGATCATCGACGCGGGCCGGGTCATCGCCCAGGGCACCCCCGAGGAGCTGTGCCGCGGCGGCGCCGAGAACACCCTGCGGTTCGTCGGACGGCCGGGCCTCGACGTGGGGTCCCTGCTGAAGGCCCTGCCCGCCGACTGCTCGGCCGCGGAGCTGACGCCCGGTTCCTACCGGGTGGCCGGCAAGGTCGACCCGCAACTGCTCGCCACGGTCACCTCGTGGTGCGCACAGCACGGCGTGATGCCGGAGAAGATCTCGGTCGAACGGCACACGCTTGAGGACGTCTTCTTGGAGCTGACCGGCAAGGAGCTGCGCTCGTGA
- a CDS encoding helix-turn-helix transcriptional regulator — MKNVGAARETPSGAPQEELATGERSTRNRVARSILDHGPSTVAELAGRLGLTQAAVRRHLDALAADDVVEAREQRVYGARTRGRPARIFALTDCGRDAFDQSYDKLAADALSWIAEQEGGKEAVAAFARARIAAQASAYREAIEAVTPDKRAEALAKALSVDGYAATARSAPVGEQLCQHHCPVAHVAEQFPQLCEAETEIFAELLGTHVQRLATIAHGDGVCTTFIPKISTDASASTAGRNPA, encoded by the coding sequence GTGAAAAACGTCGGAGCGGCTCGGGAGACCCCCTCGGGGGCCCCGCAGGAGGAGCTCGCGACCGGGGAGCGTTCCACGCGCAACCGGGTCGCGCGGTCCATCCTGGACCACGGGCCGTCGACCGTCGCCGAGCTCGCCGGACGGCTGGGCCTCACGCAGGCCGCCGTACGCCGGCATCTCGACGCACTGGCCGCCGACGACGTCGTGGAGGCGCGAGAGCAGCGGGTGTACGGCGCGCGTACGCGCGGCCGTCCCGCCAGGATCTTCGCCCTGACGGACTGCGGCCGGGACGCCTTCGACCAGTCGTACGACAAGCTGGCCGCGGACGCGCTGAGCTGGATCGCCGAGCAGGAGGGCGGCAAGGAGGCGGTCGCCGCCTTCGCCCGCGCCCGGATCGCCGCGCAGGCGAGCGCGTACCGCGAGGCGATCGAGGCCGTGACGCCGGACAAGCGCGCCGAAGCCCTGGCCAAGGCCTTGAGTGTCGACGGGTACGCTGCTACGGCGCGCAGCGCACCGGTCGGCGAGCAGCTCTGCCAGCACCACTGCCCGGTGGCCCACGTCGCGGAGCAGTTCCCCCAGCTGTGCGAGGCGGAGACGGAGATCTTCGCCGAGCTGCTCGGAACGCACGTACAGCGGCTGGCCACCATCGCCCACGGCGACGGCGTCTGCACGACGTTCATCCCCAAGATTTCCACTGACGCATCTGCAAGCACGGCCGGGAGGAACCCCGCATGA
- the sufC gene encoding Fe-S cluster assembly ATPase SufC, producing the protein MATLEIRDLHVTVEADNATKEILKGVDLTVKQGETHAIMGPNGSGKSTLAYSLAGHPKYTITSGTVTLDGEDVLEMSVDERARAGLFLAMQYPVEVPGVSVSNFLRTSATAIRGEAPKLRTWVKEVKEAMERLNMDPSFAERNVNEGFSGGEKKRHEILQLELLKPKVAILDETDSGLDVDALRIVSEGVNRVRETGEVGTLLITHYTRILRYIKPDHVHVFSGGRIVESGGAELADKLEDEGYEAYTKGGASA; encoded by the coding sequence ATGGCAACGCTTGAAATCCGAGACCTGCACGTCACCGTCGAGGCCGACAACGCCACGAAGGAGATCCTCAAGGGCGTCGACCTCACCGTGAAGCAGGGCGAGACGCACGCCATCATGGGCCCCAACGGCTCCGGCAAGTCGACCCTCGCCTACTCGCTCGCGGGCCACCCGAAGTACACGATCACCTCCGGCACCGTCACTCTCGACGGCGAGGACGTCCTGGAGATGTCCGTCGACGAGCGCGCCCGCGCGGGCCTGTTCCTGGCGATGCAGTACCCGGTCGAGGTCCCCGGCGTCTCGGTCTCCAACTTCCTGCGCACCTCCGCCACCGCGATCCGCGGCGAGGCCCCCAAGCTGCGCACCTGGGTGAAGGAGGTCAAGGAGGCCATGGAGCGCCTCAACATGGACCCGTCCTTCGCCGAGCGCAACGTCAACGAGGGCTTCTCCGGCGGTGAGAAGAAGCGCCACGAGATCCTGCAGCTCGAGCTGCTCAAGCCGAAGGTCGCGATCCTCGACGAGACCGACTCCGGCCTCGACGTCGACGCTCTTCGCATCGTCTCCGAGGGCGTCAACCGCGTCCGCGAGACCGGCGAGGTCGGCACCCTGCTGATCACGCACTACACGCGCATCCTGCGCTACATCAAGCCCGACCACGTCCACGTCTTCTCGGGCGGCCGGATCGTGGAGTCCGGCGGCGCCGAGCTCGCCGACAAGCTGGAGGACGAGGGCTACGAGGCATACACGAAGGGTGGCGCATCCGCGTGA
- the sufB gene encoding Fe-S cluster assembly protein SufB, producing the protein MTLPTETAHPELEGLGTYEYGWADSDEAGASAKRGLSEDVVRDISAKKNEPEWMTKLRLKGLRLFEKKPMPNWGSDLSGIDFDNIKYFVRSTEKQAESWEDLPEDIKNTYDKLGIPEAEKQRLVAGVAAQYESEVVYHQIREDLEEQGVIFLDTDTALKEHPELFKEYFGTVIPVGDNKFASLNTAVWSGGSFIYVPKGVHVEIPLQAYFRINTENMGQFERTLIIVDEGAYVHYVEGCTAPIYKSDSLHSAVVEIIVKKNARCRYTTIQNWSNNVYNLVTKRAVAYEGATMEWIDGNIGSKVTMKYPAVYLMGEHAKGETLSIAFAGEGQHQDAGSKMVHMAPNTSSNIVSKSVARGGGRTSYRGLVEIGEGAAGSKSNVLCDALLVDTISRSDTYPYVDVREDDVSMGHEATVSKVSEDQLFYLMSRGLSEFEAMAMIVRGFVEPIAKELPMEYALELNRLIELQMEGAVG; encoded by the coding sequence ATGACTCTCCCCACGGAGACTGCCCACCCTGAGCTCGAGGGTCTGGGCACGTACGAATACGGCTGGGCCGACTCCGACGAGGCCGGTGCCTCTGCCAAGCGCGGTCTGAGCGAGGACGTCGTCCGCGACATCTCCGCGAAGAAGAACGAGCCGGAGTGGATGACCAAGCTCCGTCTCAAGGGCCTGCGCCTGTTCGAGAAGAAGCCCATGCCGAACTGGGGCTCGGACCTGTCGGGCATCGACTTCGACAACATCAAGTACTTCGTACGCTCCACGGAGAAGCAGGCGGAGTCCTGGGAGGACCTGCCCGAGGACATCAAGAACACGTACGACAAGCTCGGCATCCCGGAGGCGGAGAAGCAGCGCCTCGTCGCGGGTGTCGCCGCACAGTACGAGTCGGAGGTCGTCTACCACCAGATCCGCGAGGACCTGGAGGAGCAGGGCGTCATCTTCCTGGACACCGACACCGCGCTGAAGGAGCACCCGGAGCTCTTCAAGGAGTACTTCGGGACCGTCATCCCGGTCGGTGACAACAAGTTCGCGTCGCTGAACACCGCCGTGTGGTCGGGCGGCTCCTTCATCTACGTGCCGAAGGGCGTGCACGTGGAGATCCCGCTCCAGGCCTACTTCCGTATCAACACGGAGAACATGGGCCAGTTCGAGCGGACGCTGATCATCGTCGACGAGGGTGCCTACGTGCACTATGTCGAGGGTTGTACGGCCCCGATCTACAAGTCGGACTCGCTGCACTCCGCGGTCGTCGAGATCATCGTCAAGAAGAACGCCCGCTGCCGCTACACCACGATCCAGAACTGGTCGAACAACGTCTACAACCTGGTCACCAAGCGTGCCGTGGCCTACGAGGGCGCGACCATGGAGTGGATCGACGGCAACATCGGCTCCAAGGTCACCATGAAGTACCCGGCCGTCTACCTGATGGGCGAGCACGCCAAGGGCGAGACCCTCTCCATCGCCTTCGCGGGCGAGGGGCAGCACCAGGACGCCGGCTCCAAGATGGTCCACATGGCGCCGAACACGTCCTCCAACATCGTGTCGAAGTCCGTGGCGCGTGGCGGCGGTCGTACGTCCTACCGCGGTCTCGTCGAGATCGGCGAGGGCGCTGCCGGATCCAAGTCGAACGTGCTGTGCGACGCGCTGCTCGTCGACACCATCTCCCGCTCCGACACGTACCCCTACGTGGACGTCCGTGAGGACGACGTGTCCATGGGCCACGAGGCCACCGTCTCCAAGGTCTCCGAGGACCAGCTCTTCTACCTGATGAGCCGCGGTCTGAGCGAGTTCGAGGCGATGGCGATGATCGTGCGCGGCTTCGTCGAGCCCATCGCCAAGGAGCTGCCGATGGAGTACGCCCTCGAGCTCAACCGGCTGATCGAGCTGCAGATGGAAGGCGCGGTCGGCTGA
- a CDS encoding heme A synthase — translation MGRVPNVTRADAVAAVRNPLAFIAARWTPDPRTVQRAALAALVMSVVIVVTGGAVRLTGSGLGCPTWPKCTDDSLTATGAMGVHGAIEFGNRMLTYVLCAAVGWAIIAARSEKPYRRSLTRLGWAQFWVVMGNAVLGGIVVLVGLNPYTVAAHFLLSSALIAVATVMWQRTREGDGAAKPLVGKAVQQLVWFLVAASVLLIAVGTVVTGSGPHAGDSSEVERMPLNWETVSKLHAVLAWIVVTLTFALWFVLKAVDAPRAPLDRTRDLFVVLLAQGVIGYVQYFTNLPEVLVGLHMLGSGLVWIAVLRVLLALRERPDVAADLPGPSAEATLTSA, via the coding sequence ATGGGGCGCGTGCCAAACGTGACCCGCGCCGATGCCGTAGCCGCCGTGCGCAACCCGCTCGCCTTCATCGCCGCACGCTGGACCCCGGATCCCCGGACGGTGCAGCGGGCGGCTCTCGCCGCGCTCGTCATGTCGGTGGTCATCGTGGTCACCGGCGGTGCCGTACGGCTCACGGGCTCCGGACTGGGCTGCCCGACCTGGCCCAAGTGCACCGACGACTCGCTCACCGCCACCGGCGCGATGGGCGTCCACGGCGCCATCGAGTTCGGCAACCGCATGCTGACGTACGTGCTGTGCGCCGCCGTCGGCTGGGCGATCATCGCCGCGCGCTCGGAAAAGCCGTACCGGCGCAGCCTGACCCGGCTGGGCTGGGCGCAGTTCTGGGTCGTGATGGGCAACGCGGTCCTCGGTGGCATCGTGGTGCTCGTCGGCCTGAACCCGTACACGGTCGCCGCCCACTTCCTGCTCTCCTCGGCCCTGATCGCCGTCGCCACGGTCATGTGGCAGCGCACCCGGGAGGGCGACGGGGCGGCCAAGCCACTCGTCGGGAAGGCCGTTCAGCAGCTCGTGTGGTTCCTGGTCGCCGCCTCGGTGCTGCTGATCGCCGTCGGCACGGTGGTCACCGGCTCGGGACCGCACGCGGGCGACTCCAGCGAGGTCGAGCGCATGCCGCTGAACTGGGAGACGGTCAGCAAGCTGCACGCCGTACTGGCCTGGATCGTGGTGACGCTGACCTTCGCCCTGTGGTTCGTCCTCAAGGCGGTCGACGCGCCCAGGGCTCCGCTGGACCGGACGCGGGATCTGTTCGTCGTGCTGCTGGCGCAGGGTGTCATCGGATACGTCCAGTACTTCACGAACCTGCCCGAGGTCCTGGTCGGCCTGCACATGCTCGGCTCGGGTCTGGTGTGGATCGCGGTGCTGCGGGTGCTGCTGGCGCTGCGCGAGCGGCCCGACGTGGCCGCCGATCTGCCGGGGCCCTCGGCCGAGGCGACGCTGACGAGCGCGTGA
- a CDS encoding amidohydrolase family protein, producing the protein MIETPSLVDQYCHGVLRTELGLGTFEAQLARTEGPPAPGTTLFDTQTGFAVRRWCPPLLGLEPHCAPARYLARRRELGVLEAGRRLLRGSGITTYLVDTGLPGDLTGPTELASAGDAAAHEIVRLELLAEQVADTSGTVESFLANLAESVHGAAANAVAFTSVAGVRHGLAIAPEPPGPGEVRGAAGRWLAGRRVGGELSDPVLLRHLLWIAVASGLPLQLHAGLGEPGQRIDRTDPVLLTDFVRATAGLGTDLVLLHGYPYHRHAAHLAGVFPHVYADSGAALVRTGARAATVLAEILELAPFGKILFSSGAQGLPELHVVGARLFREALGRVLGGWVADGAWSLEDAQRVAEMVAAGNARRVYGLV; encoded by the coding sequence ATGATCGAAACGCCGTCCCTCGTGGACCAGTACTGCCACGGAGTGCTCCGTACAGAGCTGGGCCTCGGCACCTTCGAGGCCCAGCTGGCCCGCACCGAGGGCCCGCCCGCCCCCGGTACGACGCTCTTCGACACGCAGACGGGGTTCGCCGTACGTCGCTGGTGCCCCCCGCTCCTCGGCCTGGAACCGCACTGCGCACCCGCCCGCTATCTCGCCCGGCGTCGTGAACTCGGCGTACTCGAAGCGGGCCGCAGACTGCTGCGCGGCAGCGGCATCACGACGTACCTGGTCGACACGGGCCTGCCCGGCGATCTCACCGGACCGACCGAGCTGGCCTCCGCGGGCGACGCCGCCGCCCACGAGATCGTGCGCCTGGAACTCCTCGCCGAGCAGGTCGCCGACACCTCGGGCACCGTCGAGTCCTTCCTCGCCAACCTCGCCGAGTCGGTGCACGGCGCCGCCGCGAACGCCGTGGCCTTCACCTCCGTCGCGGGCGTGCGGCACGGCCTCGCGATCGCGCCCGAGCCGCCCGGACCGGGGGAGGTGCGGGGTGCGGCCGGCCGCTGGCTGGCGGGGCGCAGGGTGGGCGGAGAGCTGAGCGACCCGGTGCTCCTGCGGCACCTGCTGTGGATCGCGGTGGCCTCGGGGCTGCCCCTGCAACTGCACGCCGGTCTGGGGGAGCCCGGCCAGCGCATCGACCGTACGGACCCTGTCCTGCTCACGGACTTCGTCCGGGCGACCGCCGGTCTCGGCACGGACCTGGTCCTGCTGCACGGCTACCCGTACCACCGCCACGCCGCCCACCTGGCCGGCGTCTTCCCGCACGTCTACGCCGACTCGGGCGCCGCGCTCGTACGGACCGGCGCCCGGGCCGCGACCGTACTCGCCGAAATCCTGGAGCTGGCCCCCTTCGGCAAGATCCTCTTCTCCAGCGGGGCACAGGGGCTGCCCGAGCTGCACGTGGTGGGCGCACGCCTGTTCCGCGAGGCGCTCGGCAGAGTGCTGGGCGGGTGGGTCGCCGACGGGGCGTGGTCGCTGGAGGACGCGCAGCGGGTGGCGGAGATGGTCGCGGCCGGGAACGCGCGCCGCGTCTACGGACTGGTGTGA
- a CDS encoding ABC transporter permease: MTTTTPGTYAPRPGAAPLPRMIATQAALETKMLLRNGEQLLLTVVIPTLLLVLFSSVDIVDTGAGEAVDFLTPGILALAVMSTAFTGQAIATGFERRYAVLKRLASSPLPRWGLMTAKTVSVLVTEILQVILLTVIAFALGWSPHGNPFAVLLLLVLGTAAFSGLGLLMAGTLKAEATLAAANLVFLLLLVGGGVIVPLDKFPSGAQDVLGLLPVSALSDGLRDVLQHGAGMPWGDLGILAVWAVVGLGAAGRFFKWE; the protein is encoded by the coding sequence GTGACCACGACCACCCCCGGCACGTACGCCCCCAGGCCCGGCGCCGCCCCCCTCCCCCGCATGATCGCGACCCAGGCCGCGCTCGAGACGAAGATGCTGCTGCGCAACGGCGAACAGCTGCTGCTCACGGTCGTGATCCCGACGCTCCTGCTTGTCCTGTTCAGCTCGGTGGACATCGTCGACACGGGCGCGGGCGAGGCCGTCGACTTCCTCACCCCCGGCATCCTCGCCCTCGCCGTCATGTCGACGGCGTTCACGGGCCAGGCGATCGCGACCGGCTTCGAGCGCCGCTACGCCGTGCTGAAGCGCCTGGCCTCGTCGCCGCTCCCGCGCTGGGGGCTGATGACGGCCAAGACGGTGTCGGTCCTGGTGACGGAGATCCTGCAGGTGATCCTGCTGACGGTGATCGCCTTCGCCCTGGGCTGGTCCCCCCACGGCAACCCCTTCGCCGTCCTGCTCCTGCTGGTCCTGGGCACCGCCGCCTTCTCGGGGCTCGGCCTGCTGATGGCGGGCACGCTGAAGGCGGAGGCGACCCTCGCCGCCGCCAACCTGGTCTTCCTGCTGCTCCTCGTCGGCGGCGGTGTCATCGTGCCGCTGGACAAGTTCCCCTCCGGTGCCCAGGACGTGCTCGGGCTGCTCCCCGTCTCGGCGCTGTCGGACGGACTGCGGGACGTGCTGCAGCACGGGGCGGGGATGCCGTGGGGCGACCTGGGGATTCTCGCGGTGTGGGCAGTCGTGGGGCTGGGCGCCGCGGGCCGGTTCTTCAAGTGGGAGTAG
- the sufD gene encoding Fe-S cluster assembly protein SufD, giving the protein MAEAQNIPVGSTTAGQIAVAAESTVATRMSAPPSFDVADFPVPHGREEEWRFTPLERLRGLHDGTAVATGEGVKVAVDAPEGVIVETVGRDDARLGRAGTPVDRVAAQAYSAFEKAGVVTVPKETVLTEPIRIAVHGEGGTAYGHQVIELGAFAEAVVVIDHTGDAVLAANVDCILGDGAKLTVVSVQDWDDKAVHVGQHNALIGRDATFKSFVVTFGGDVVRLHPRVAYAGTGGEAELFGLYFTDAGQHQEHRLLVTHNTPHCKSNVVYKGALQGDDAHAVWIGDVLIEAKAEGTDTYEMNRNLVLTDGARVDSVPNLEIETGEIVGAGHASATGRFDDEQLFYLMARGIPEHEARRLVVRGFFAELVQQIGVEDIEERLIAKIEEELEASVA; this is encoded by the coding sequence ATGGCTGAGGCTCAGAACATCCCCGTGGGGTCCACCACCGCGGGCCAGATCGCGGTGGCCGCCGAATCGACCGTCGCCACGCGCATGAGCGCGCCCCCGTCCTTCGACGTGGCGGACTTCCCGGTCCCGCACGGCCGCGAGGAGGAGTGGCGGTTCACCCCGCTGGAGCGGCTGCGCGGTCTGCACGACGGCACCGCCGTCGCGACCGGCGAGGGCGTGAAGGTCGCCGTCGATGCCCCCGAGGGTGTCATCGTCGAGACCGTCGGCCGCGACGACGCGCGCCTGGGCAGGGCGGGCACCCCGGTGGACCGCGTCGCCGCCCAGGCGTACTCGGCGTTCGAGAAGGCCGGCGTGGTCACCGTCCCCAAGGAGACGGTCCTCACCGAGCCGATCCGCATCGCCGTGCACGGCGAGGGCGGGACCGCCTACGGCCACCAGGTCATCGAGCTGGGCGCGTTCGCCGAGGCCGTCGTCGTCATCGACCACACCGGTGACGCCGTGCTCGCCGCCAACGTCGACTGCATCCTGGGCGACGGCGCCAAGCTGACCGTCGTCTCGGTCCAGGACTGGGACGACAAGGCCGTGCACGTGGGCCAGCACAACGCGCTGATCGGCCGGGACGCCACCTTCAAGTCGTTCGTGGTCACCTTCGGCGGCGACGTCGTACGTCTCCACCCCCGCGTCGCCTACGCCGGCACCGGCGGCGAGGCCGAGCTCTTCGGCCTGTACTTCACGGACGCCGGGCAGCACCAGGAGCACCGCCTCCTGGTCACCCACAACACCCCGCACTGCAAGTCGAACGTCGTCTACAAGGGCGCGCTCCAGGGCGACGACGCGCACGCCGTGTGGATCGGCGACGTTCTGATCGAGGCCAAGGCCGAGGGCACGGACACGTACGAGATGAACCGCAACCTGGTTCTCACCGACGGCGCCCGCGTCGACTCGGTGCCGAACCTGGAGATCGAGACCGGCGAGATCGTCGGCGCCGGTCACGCGAGCGCGACCGGCCGCTTCGACGACGAGCAGCTCTTCTATCTGATGGCCCGCGGCATCCCGGAGCACGAGGCCCGTCGCCTGGTGGTCCGCGGCTTCTTCGCCGAGCTGGTCCAGCAGATCGGCGTCGAGGACATCGAGGAGCGCCTCATCGCCAAGATCGAGGAGGAGCTGGAGGCGTCGGTCGCATGA
- a CDS encoding cysteine desulfurase: MTQLPGLLDTEAIRKDFPVLDRLVHDGKKLVYLDNAATSQKPRQVLDALSEYYERYNANVHRGVHVLAEEATALYEGARDKVAAFINAPSRDEVIFTKNASESLNLVANMLGWADEPYRVDSDTEIVITEMEHHSNIVPWQLLSQRTGAKLKWFGLTDDGRLDLSNIDEIITEKTKIVSFVLVSNILGTVNPVEAIVRRAQEVGALVCIDASQAAPHMPLDVQSLQADFVAFTGHKMCGPTGIGVLWGRQELLEDLPPFLGGGEMIETVSMHSSTYAPAPHKFEAGTPPIAQAVGLGAAIDYLNSIGMDKILAHEHALTEYAVRRLREVQDLRIIGPTTAEERGAAISFTLGDIHPHDVGQVLDEQGIAVRVGHHCARPVCLRYGIPATTRASFYLYSTPAEIDALVDGLEHVRNFFG, from the coding sequence GTGACACAGCTGCCGGGCCTCCTCGACACCGAGGCGATCCGCAAGGACTTCCCCGTCCTGGACCGACTGGTCCACGACGGCAAGAAGCTTGTGTACCTGGACAACGCGGCGACCTCGCAGAAGCCGCGCCAGGTGCTGGACGCCCTGAGCGAGTACTACGAGCGCTACAACGCCAACGTCCACCGCGGTGTGCATGTGCTCGCCGAGGAGGCCACGGCGCTGTACGAGGGCGCGCGCGACAAGGTCGCCGCGTTCATCAACGCGCCGAGCCGCGACGAGGTGATCTTCACCAAGAACGCCTCCGAGTCGCTGAACCTGGTGGCGAACATGCTGGGCTGGGCCGACGAGCCCTACCGCGTGGACTCCGACACCGAGATCGTCATCACGGAGATGGAGCACCATTCCAACATCGTGCCGTGGCAGCTGCTGTCGCAGCGCACGGGCGCGAAGCTGAAGTGGTTCGGCCTGACCGACGACGGCCGCCTGGACCTGTCCAACATCGACGAGATCATCACGGAGAAGACGAAGATCGTCTCCTTCGTCCTGGTGTCGAACATCCTGGGCACGGTGAACCCCGTCGAGGCGATAGTGCGCCGCGCACAGGAGGTCGGTGCGCTGGTCTGCATCGACGCCTCGCAGGCCGCGCCGCACATGCCCCTGGACGTCCAGTCTCTGCAGGCCGACTTCGTGGCCTTCACCGGCCACAAGATGTGCGGCCCGACCGGCATCGGCGTCCTGTGGGGCCGCCAGGAGCTGCTCGAGGATCTCCCCCCGTTCCTGGGTGGCGGCGAGATGATCGAGACGGTGTCCATGCACTCGTCGACGTACGCCCCCGCCCCGCACAAGTTCGAGGCGGGCACCCCGCCGATCGCGCAGGCGGTCGGTCTGGGCGCGGCGATCGACTACCTCAACTCGATCGGCATGGACAAGATCCTCGCCCATGAGCACGCGCTGACCGAGTACGCGGTGCGGCGGCTGCGCGAGGTGCAGGACCTGAGGATCATCGGCCCGACGACGGCCGAGGAGCGAGGGGCCGCCATCTCCTTCACGCTGGGCGACATCCACCCGCACGACGTGGGCCAGGTCCTCGACGAGCAGGGCATCGCGGTCCGCGTCGGCCACCACTGCGCACGCCCGGTCTGCCTCCGGTACGGAATTCCTGCGACCACGCGGGCGTCGTTCTATCTGTACTCCACGCCGGCCGAGATCGACGCTCTGGTCGACGGACTGGAGCACGTACGGAACTTCTTCGGCTGA
- a CDS encoding bifunctional 3-phenylpropionate/cinnamic acid dioxygenase ferredoxin subunit, translating to MTASSTFVRACGLSELEEDTPKRVELDGTPVSVVKTEGEVFAINDICSHANVSLSEGEVEDCQIECWLHGSSFDLRTGKPSGLPATRPVPVYPVKIEGDDVLVSLTQES from the coding sequence ATGACTGCCTCGTCAACGTTCGTACGCGCCTGTGGGCTGAGCGAGCTGGAGGAGGACACCCCCAAGCGGGTGGAACTCGACGGCACGCCGGTCTCGGTCGTGAAGACCGAGGGGGAGGTGTTCGCGATCAACGACATCTGCTCGCACGCGAACGTCTCGCTCTCCGAGGGCGAGGTGGAGGACTGCCAGATCGAGTGCTGGCTGCACGGCTCCAGCTTCGACCTGCGCACCGGCAAGCCGTCCGGCCTTCCCGCGACGCGCCCCGTCCCCGTATACCCCGTAAAGATCGAAGGGGACGACGTGCTCGTCTCCCTCACCCAGGAGTCCTGA